The following are from one region of the Bactrocera oleae isolate idBacOlea1 chromosome 6, idBacOlea1, whole genome shotgun sequence genome:
- the LOC106617608 gene encoding uncharacterized protein isoform X7 — protein MHTPVHEQQLEQIKTQYLCHQHDITIDRDTVLKINRLATRRNLHKRDHSWPPPCSDYAMGAETIASSSKANAEVGRGTQSLTHSRSSSREQQSQQLRHEQQLKQQQQAKSSCNNNALHFAESVCKQHGIDAIREKFNSPTRIIEPTPTELRQRNKMEQLQLRKQKLQKNATNKSARVTDSSPETRTNISTDGDVGKAQQTLTNVNNNTTNTSSVNAAVDSLESTIALNVAETTSWPAAIKNDERRGDLTNIATSTSFEASHDYSTPVTRGFSAPETKAADENIGLVEPRRYYFEQLARRIEGPPKKWHSYDNIVAATSDQQQIIKESVATAAINNNRQSQSLDRGCVQQQRRREQLPPLKPRSAGGATSGGSSPAACITPLISTSEFNVMALKSDSRDFGDGRTGGAKTTLLTSHPSRSSEGMSPRVQRRAIKLATEIKICYDDSGTVQSFNSTAANFDHNGGTVSSNKRQIQTEATKAGKLQRSNVKKLPAEPVCTQSISDLEHIPLPLPPKVENISSTNAKHMACRNTTGIGSERSIVVQRSQKPSSQTQKQQQQRQHRRCISERIIPIELEKHPEQLKEVTRRDLSTISADQLYDDACIYLRSIDLDDRTVAYIPAAITIVPSPPEEMLQHASAHGHPQTFKAGIVTTRRREQPPSTTNHSSSLTFATMPKTNTEKSSVDSSSKQSIASEAISRKSNNKVCCNDGYKMNVPPTEPNEAHCKEPTHAIYNTSNIKLDAAEPKHQQKAMEKANENEVAKSNNQVAAGQQGQQRIRPNRPRGIYYTDGEYLYGPFGEIPDTFEAHITRTVKVAPEEPSRSAAATGDSKPNCADGYEWQINKKATNAQLKEQQQKGGWGNTINMQHSRSPPTTTVEPTNEGPSQNSELMEVSGAELQGKNSIEIAALETKYGRFQQSIAEHLRQIDTYMENAKAALNRSLPHSQQAHEQEDGKTVPPRPENSLRQPNVSRKSASQKTKTQLEQSQLLDEQGIEATLTPESPLQTIARQWLQHKPLHIVSGTDDNLCEMEALVHPAMLENMPVVEQALQDLSAIKVDGTAANLTAKYMGDLGSRSGDDGSVLQPLMRRLIAVQSKQPSAALPDQAVTLKDRKDIEGLLLIEHHIAPTASLAKRVTILENLDDVAAPPRHKPNNIVLIEMEEGNKECNVSNEIGAVNDKIDDSSNCKRLTDKSSFNDIAERKKAPTMTGMPADNRNGKVNITSTDDEDENQKTTSDMSDRFGHKINSKLGAKSTSTFDIISTGEVTNEHVIDAVANYEQLMQLQEDMTTAVNPRKQTQTQKQEFQKVSLNGPDLCPAKTTPVPRRRATTLSGEKPTICTIGTRPAFTVSAGESKNEQRETLTSRWQNESLQRQQCQQQQPQSLSSEPPQPPTPPIPPPLPPLTRAGSLPKDLCKSVVSGYISTHQSQEQLVGQVIDKLQVDVAQQRDCEQLKQTEQNEFVAASAIETSNQDLLRDPLVEQRQPAEEFAMQQLNQQQSAILPITKSNQKPCDQQNAQSTEITIPRSRINTHSAEDTRAAHGIVAAAASQMAAQKVVTDESTITSLASDGLHRRTIAGRQGKLTVHINGDNKNYLVSDSTDSFDTYKATYEIPSPCFKQQIIWKQTVNVPQTKDNKFATASELGKHMEDNNNMHFDAKAGEAATASNQSLTTRLQFVKQQSRTPSPAALKTRLQQSSATQCSRSRSKSPCPTQTSRSPTRKYPAALIEPNAPTRAASPFGLNPLDITELIDDTAHAYDGADSGNSVGISKPTSSAQLGDTKFACTPATCRQLAEFVPQVEGHNVGLLVRACIDAQSQQQRVRKVQSMPQTITAQCNEKAQIEMDNALTHSAATRYVDADASANYGDDDGDDDVDYCVDERQKHIAYGDKHSIKGPSPAVPLTPSPSSAYCARAGRLQPRMTEMMHDACRNVTMTTPLDIHEHRTPKNIQTCSMAGSIVADSNATAAGMGESHSLSESQRGHRREAQQQEVVLDNDSRQYSLDTIGEPAVALPRESGIINRSFDNVSPRPYISVEGYKRVAWPPVSEERVVREFTPQPTSAHYPVSGSLPQQPGQQQQPLQQQQQQQHTAPANQPTFMHLFNELSHKK, from the coding sequence ATGCACACACCGGTGCACGAGCAGCAGTTGGAGCAAATCAAAACGCAATACCTGTGCCATCAGCACGACATCACCATTGACCGTGATACGGTGTTGAAGATAAATCGCCTTGCCACACGCAGGAATTTGCATAAACGCGACCACAGCTGGCCGCCACCGTGCAGCGATTACGCTATGGGGGCTGAAACCATTGCTTCGAGCAGTAAGGCCAATGCGGAAGTGGGCCGTGGAACGCAATCACTCACACACTCACGTAGTTCTTCAAGAGAACAACAAAGCCAACAACTGCGACATGAACAGCaactaaagcaacaacaacaagccaaAAGCAGTTGTAACAACAATGCATTGCACTTCGCAGAGAGCGTTTGTAAGCAGCATGGCATCGATGCGATACGTGAGAAATTCAATAGTCCCACGCGAATAATTGAACCGACTCCCACCGAGTTGCGGCAACGCAATAAAATGGAGCAATTGCAGCTTCGAAAGCAAAAACTACAGAAAAATGCGACAAATAAATCAGCACGTGTCACCGATAGCTCCCCTGAGACGCGCACGAACATCTCTACTGATGGCGATGTTGGCAAGGCGCAACAAACATTGACAAATGTGAACAATAACACGACTAATACATCATCGGTCAATGCGGCTGTAGATTCTTTAGAGTCCACCATCGCGCTGAATGTGGCAGAAACCACCAGTTGGCCTGCAGCCATAAAAAATGATGAAAGGAGAGGGGATTTAACTAATATTGCCACCTCTACCAGCTTCGAAGCTTCACATGATTACAGTACGCCGGTGACGCGAGGATTCTCCGCACCCGAAACGAAAGCGGCCGATGAAAATATTGGATTGGTGGAGCCACGGCGCTATTATTTCGAACAATTGGCGCGCCGCATTGAAGGACCACCTAAAAAATGGCACAGTTATGACAATATTGTCGCAGCCACATCAGACCAACAACAAATCATCAAGGAAAGTGTTGCAACAGCAGCCATCAATAATAATAGACAATCACAGTCGCTAGATCGTGGATGCGTACAACAACAGCGTAGACGAGAACAATTGCCACCACTAAAACCTCGATCAGCCGGCGGTGCGACCAGTGGTGGCAGTAGTCCCGCTGCGTGTATCACACCACTCATCAGTACAAGCGAATTTAATGTAATGGCACTAAAAAGCGACAGCAGAGATTTTGGAGATGGTCGCACTGGCGGGGCAAAAACAACACTACTAACGAGCCATCCATCAAGATCGAGTGAAGGCATGTCACCGCGCGTACAGCGGCGTGCCATTAAATTGGCAaccgaaataaaaatatgttacgATGACTCGGGCACTGTCCAATCATTCAATTCAACTGCTGCGAACTTTGATCATAACGGAGGCACGGTTTCCAGTAATAAGCGACAAATTCAAACTGAAGCTACTAAAGCAGGAAAGCTTCAAAGGAGTAACGTTAAAAAACTGCCAGCAGAGCCAGTTTGCACACAGTCTATAAGTGACCTGGAACACATACCACTGCCGCTGCCACCAAAAGTAGAAAATATCTCATCTACAAACGCAAAGCACATGGCATGTAGAAATACCACGGGTATCGGCTCGGAACGATCAATTGTGGTGCAACGATCCCAGAAACCGTCCAGCCAAacacaaaagcagcaacaacaaagacaaCATCGCCGCTGTATTAGCGAAAGAATCATACCCATCGAGCTAGAGAAGCACCCTGAACAACTTAAAGAAGTGACACGTCGCGATCTTAGCACCATTAGCGCGGATCAACTTTACGATGATGCTTGTATTTATTTGCGTTCAATTGATTTAGATGACCGAACTGTCGCATACATACCCGCCGCAATAACAATTGTACCCTCACCCCCTGAGGAAATGTTGCAACATGCGTCAGCTCATGGGCATCCGCAGACCTTCAAGGCAGGTATAGTTACTACGAGAAGAAGAGAACAGCCTCCGTCAACTACCAATCATTCATCGTCGCTAACTTTCGCTACCATGCCAAAAACAAATACTGAAAAATCTTCTGTAGATAGCTCTTCGAAACAGTCAATTGCTAGTGAGGCTATTAGTCGGAAGAGTAATAATAAAGTTTGTTGCAATGATGGCTATAAAATGAACGTGCCACCAACCGAACCCAATGAAGCTCATTGCAAAGAACCCACACATGCCATATATAACACCTCCAATATAAAATTGGATGCAGCAGAGCCAAAACACCAGCAGAAAGCGATGGAAAAAGCCAACGAAAATGAAGTTGCCAAAAGCAACAACCAAGTCGCTGCAGGACAACAGGGCCAGCAAAGAATACGCCCCAATCGGCCTCGCGGCATTTACTACACCGATGGTGAATACTTGTATGGGCCATTTGGTGAGATTCCTGACACTTTTGAAGCACACATTACACGAACAGTAAAAGTAGCACCAGAAGAGCCATCCAGATCCGCAGCTGCCACTGGTGACAGCAAACCAAATTGTGCTGATGGATATGAGTGGCAAATAAACAAGAAGGCAACGAATGCACAGCTGAaggagcaacaacaaaaggGAGGTTGGGGCAATACAATAAACATGCAACACTCTCGGTCGCCACCTACAACAACGGTGGAGCCAACTAATGAAGGGCCAAGTCAAAATTCTGAACTAATGGAAGTGTCAGGAGCAGAACTGCAGGGGAAAAATTCTATCGAAATAGCAGCGCTCGAAACAAAATATGGACGCTTTCAGCAATCCATTGCCGAGCATCTGCGTCAAATTGACACCTACATGGAAAATGCAAAAGCCGCGCTAAATCGCAGTTTACCTCATTCACAACAAGCACACGAACAGGAAGATGGCAAAACCGTCCCCCCACGGCCAGAGAATTCACTGCGTCAGCCGAATGTATCACGGAAATCAGCTTCACAGAAAACCAAAACTCAACTGGAACAGTCTCAGCTATTGGACGAACAAGGCATCGAAGCCACGCTCACACCGGAGAGTCCCCTGCAAACTATAGCCCGTCAGTGGTTGCAACACAAACCGTTACACATTGTTAGTGGCACTGATGACAATCTATGTGAAATGGAAGCTCTTGTGCATCCTGCCATGCTGGAAAATATGCCTGTGGTTGAACAGGCTCTGCAGGATTTGTCCGCTATTAAGGTAGATGGTACAGCAGCAAATCTGACGGCCAAGTATATGGGCGATTTAGGAAGTCGAAGCGGCGACGATGGCAGTGTATTACAGCCACTAATGCGTCGCCTGATTGCGGTGCAAAGTAAACAGCCGAGCGCAGCACTCCCAGACCAAGCAGTCACTTTAAAGGATCGTAAAGATATCGAAGGATTGCTGCTGATTGAACACCATATTGCACCCACTGCAAGTTTAGCAAAACGTGTGACTATATTGGAAAACTTGGACGATGTCGCTGCTCCTCCTAGGCATAAGCCAAATAATATTGTCCTAATTGAAATGGAAGAAGGCAATAAGGAGTGTAATGTTAGCAACGAGATTGGAGCAGTAAATGACAAAATTGATGACAGCAGTAATTGCAAGCGCTTAACAGATAAGAGCAGTTTTAATGACATTGCTGAGCGGAAGAAAGCTCCAACAATGACTGGGATGCCTGCGGACAATAGAAACGGAAAAGTTAATATTACAAGCACGGATGATGAAGACGAAAATCAGAAGACGACCTCAGATATGAGCGATCGATTCGGTCACAAAATCAACTCGAAATTAGGCGCTAAATCAACAAGTACTTTCGATATAATTTCAACAGGTGAAGTCACCAACGAACATGTTATTGATGCTGTAGCCAATTATGAGCAACTAATGCAGTTGCAAGAAGACATGACGACAGCAGTGAATCCAAGGaagcaaacacaaacacaaaaacaagaaTTTCAGAAGGTTTCACTCAATGGTCCAGACCTTTGTCCTGCAAAAACAACACCCGTACCCAGGCGACGTGCAACCACATTGTCAGGAGAAAAGCCTACAATATGCACAATTGGAACACGACCAGCATTCACAGTGTCGGCAGGCGAAAGTAAAAACGAGCAACGTGAGACCCTTACTAGCCGCTGGCAAAATGAGTCCTTGCAACGACAGcagtgccaacaacaacaaccacagtcGCTCTCATCTGAACCACCGCAACCTCCAACTCCACCAATACCGCCGCCACTGCCGCCACTTACCCGTGCGGGAAGCTTACCGAAAGATTTATGCAAAAGTGTGGTTTCTGGTTATATTTCCACTCATCAATCGCAGGAGCAGCTGGTGGGACAGGTGATTGACAAGCTGCAGGTAGATGTGGCGCAGCAAAGAGATTGCGAGCAACTAAAGCAAACAGAGCAGAATGAATTCGTAGCTGCAAGTGCTATCGAAACCTCAAATCAAGATCTTCTCAGAGACCCGTTAGTTGAGCAACGACAGCCAGCCGAAGAATTTGCAATGCAACAACTAAATCAACAGCAATCAGCAATTCTACCAATAACGAAGAGTAACCAAAAACCATGCGACCAACAGAATGCGCAATCAACTGAAATCACAATCCCACGCAGTAGGATTAACACGCACTCTGCAGAAGACACGAGAGCTGCTCACGGCATTGTTGCAGCGGCAGCATCACAGATGGCTGCACAGAAGGTGGTAACAGACGAATCCACAATAACGAGTTTAGCTTCAGACGGACTACACAGGCGTACGATTGCCGGGCGTCAAGGCAAATTAACGGTGCATATCAATGGagacaataaaaattatcttgtGTCGGACAGCACGGATAGTTTCGATACGTACAAAGCCACCTACGAAATACCTAGCCCCTGTTTTAAGCAGCAAATAATCTGGAAGCAAACAGTCAATGTGCCACAAACTAAAGACAATAAATTCGCCACTGCCTCGGAGCTAGGCAAACACATGGAAGATAACAATAATATGCATTTCGATGCAAAAGCCGGGGAGGCAGCAACTGCAAGCAATCAATCACTTACGACCAGGCTCCAGTTTGTCAAACAGCAATCAAGGACTCCCTCCCCAGCCGCTTTGAAAACACGTCTACAGCAATCTTCCGCAACTCAATGCTCACGCAGTCGGTCCAAAAGTCCATGCCCAACGCAAACCAGCCGCTCGCCCACGCGCAAATATCCCGCTGCATTAATTGAACCTAACGCACCGACCCGTGCCGCCTCACCATTCGGACTGAATCCGCTCGACATTACAGAACTGATTGATGACACTGCTCATGCGTACGATGGTGCAGATAGTGGCAATAGTGTGGGGATCTCCAAACCGACTTCGAGCGCTCAATTAGGCGACACCAAATTTGCCTGCACGCCTGCAACGTGTAGGCAGTTGGCCGAGTTTGTGCCACAGGTGGAAGGTCACAATGTTGGTTTATTGGTGCGTGCATGTATCGATGCACAATCACAGCAGCAGAGGGTAAGAAAAGTGCAGAGTATGCCCCAAACCATCACCGCGCAATGCAACGAAAAGGCGCAAATTGAAATGGACAATGCACTCACGCACAGCGCCGCCACGCGTTATGTTGATGCCGATGCTAGTGCCAATTATGGTGACGACGACGGTGATGATGATGTTGACTACTGCGTCGACGAGCGGCAAAAGCATATCGCTTATGGTGACAAACACTCAATAAAAGGTCCTTCGCCAGCGGTCCCTTTAACACCATCACCATCCTCAGCGTACTGTGCACGTGCTGGCAGGTTGCAACCAAGGATGACCGAGATGATGCATGACGCCTGCCGTAACGTAACGATGACGACACCCCTTGATATACACGAACACAGAAcaccaaaaaatatacaaacatgctCGATGGCAGGCAGCATTGTTGCTGATTCAAACGCCACCGCGGCCGGGATGGGAGAATCACATTCTCTGTCTGAGAGCCAGCGGGGACACCGCCGCGAAGCGCAGCAACAGGAAGTTGTCCTGGACAACGACAGCCGGCAGTATAGCCTAGATACCATTGGTGAACCCGCAGTCGCACTGCCACGTGAGAGTGGCATAATTAATCGGTCGTTCGATAATGTTTCACCGCGTCCCTACATCAGCGTCGAAG